A part of Candidatus Electrothrix aestuarii genomic DNA contains:
- the rfbA gene encoding glucose-1-phosphate thymidylyltransferase RfbA — MKGIILAGGSGTRLYPLTKVISKQLIPVYDKPMIYYPLSVLMQAGIQDILIISTPSDLSRFIELFGDGSHLGLNISYAEQPRPEGLAQAFLIGKEFIGNDSVALVLGDNIFFGHGFSGIVQRCSKFIEGGTIFGYLVKDPERYGVVEFDEERRVIGIEEKPEKPKSRYAVPGLYFYDNNVVDIAASIKPSPRGELEITDVNSHYLRQGKLSVELLGRGFCWLDTGTHESLQQASSYVEAVQDRQGVKIACIEEIAYRLGYITAEQVAEQAESMMKNQYGQYLMSILEDANPKDGLLI, encoded by the coding sequence ATGAAAGGTATTATTCTGGCGGGCGGTTCCGGGACGCGTCTTTATCCACTTACTAAGGTTATCAGTAAGCAGCTGATCCCTGTCTACGATAAGCCCATGATCTACTATCCTTTATCCGTGCTCATGCAGGCCGGGATTCAGGATATCCTGATTATTTCCACACCAAGTGACTTATCCCGCTTTATAGAGCTTTTTGGCGACGGTAGCCATCTCGGTCTCAATATCTCCTACGCGGAACAGCCGCGTCCCGAAGGACTAGCCCAAGCTTTCCTGATTGGCAAAGAGTTTATCGGTAATGATTCAGTCGCGTTGGTTCTGGGAGATAATATTTTCTTTGGGCACGGTTTTTCTGGAATTGTGCAACGGTGCAGTAAGTTCATAGAGGGCGGAACCATCTTTGGCTATTTGGTCAAAGACCCGGAGCGATACGGTGTTGTTGAATTTGATGAGGAAAGACGAGTGATCGGCATTGAGGAAAAACCGGAAAAACCTAAATCCCGTTACGCAGTGCCAGGTCTCTATTTTTATGATAATAATGTAGTAGATATTGCGGCTTCTATCAAGCCCTCTCCCCGAGGAGAATTGGAGATAACCGATGTGAACTCGCATTATCTCAGACAAGGTAAATTGAGCGTGGAGTTACTGGGGCGAGGTTTTTGCTGGCTGGATACTGGTACCCACGAGTCCTTGCAACAGGCCTCCAGTTATGTTGAGGCGGTGCAGGATCGTCAAGGAGTCAAAATTGCTTGTATCGAAGAGATTGCCTACCGGTTGGGATATATTACAGCAGAGCAGGTTGCTGAGCAGGCAGAATCCATGATGAAAAATCAGTACGGGCAATATCTCATGTCCATACTGGAAGATGCAAACCCAAAGGACGGATTGTTGATTTAA
- a CDS encoding mannose-1-phosphate guanylyltransferase/mannose-6-phosphate isomerase, protein MRIQPVILAGGTGTRLWPLSRELYPKQLLSLIGEHSLLQTTLIRVSLIPDALPPVIIVGEEHRFLVRNQVEELNIFSQYQLLLEPLGKDTAPAVCGAALFAQKSKEEDILLLVLPADHLIARPDDFIKAVNQTKKLAKQGKLATFGIVPDRPETGYGYIRKGEGHAVESFVEKPDLETAEQYIADGNYFWNSGMFAFPNELLIAELKEYAPDIVSCMKKAVKKGAPDGVFFRFDPNAMQQSPANSIDYALMEKTKQAAVVEANFGWNDIGSWRALWDIAEKDPKGNVTSGDVLLEDVENCLIRSEDTLVAAVGLRDTLIVETSDAVLVAPMDRSQDVKKIVNKLKLGKRGEFYSHRTVYRPWGSYTTLEIHDRFQIKRITVNPGARLSSQMHHHRHEHWVVVRGTARVANGDRDILLREDESTYIPLGTTHRLENPGVIPLELIEIQIGSYLGEDDIVRFDDEYGRDV, encoded by the coding sequence ATGCGCATTCAACCTGTCATCCTTGCTGGCGGTACCGGCACCCGTCTTTGGCCCCTTTCCCGGGAACTGTATCCTAAACAACTTCTCAGCCTGATCGGCGAACATTCACTCTTACAAACCACCCTTATCCGGGTCAGCCTCATACCTGATGCCCTGCCCCCGGTTATTATTGTGGGTGAAGAACACCGTTTTCTGGTCCGTAATCAGGTCGAAGAGCTGAACATTTTTTCCCAGTACCAGCTCCTCCTCGAACCTCTGGGTAAGGACACGGCTCCGGCAGTCTGTGGCGCAGCCCTTTTTGCGCAAAAAAGCAAGGAAGAAGACATCCTCTTGCTCGTCTTACCTGCTGACCATCTTATTGCTCGACCAGATGACTTTATCAAAGCTGTAAACCAGACGAAGAAGCTGGCCAAGCAGGGCAAACTGGCCACCTTTGGCATAGTGCCGGACCGCCCGGAAACCGGGTACGGATACATCCGTAAGGGGGAAGGGCATGCGGTAGAATCTTTTGTGGAAAAACCCGACCTGGAAACGGCAGAACAGTATATCGCTGACGGCAATTACTTTTGGAACAGCGGTATGTTTGCCTTTCCAAACGAGCTACTCATTGCTGAGCTCAAAGAATATGCACCGGATATCGTCAGCTGCATGAAAAAAGCCGTCAAAAAGGGTGCCCCAGATGGTGTATTCTTCCGCTTTGACCCCAATGCTATGCAGCAAAGCCCGGCAAATTCTATTGATTATGCCCTAATGGAAAAGACCAAGCAAGCCGCAGTGGTCGAGGCCAACTTTGGTTGGAATGATATCGGTTCCTGGCGAGCTCTTTGGGATATCGCGGAAAAAGACCCCAAAGGCAATGTAACCAGCGGTGATGTTTTGCTTGAAGATGTTGAGAACTGTCTTATCCGCTCTGAGGACACGCTGGTGGCGGCGGTCGGCTTGAGGGACACCCTGATTGTAGAGACCTCAGACGCGGTTCTGGTTGCCCCGATGGATCGTTCCCAGGATGTGAAAAAAATCGTCAACAAACTCAAACTGGGGAAGCGCGGAGAGTTCTACAGCCATCGGACCGTCTATCGTCCCTGGGGCAGCTATACGACCCTGGAGATCCATGATCGCTTTCAAATCAAGCGGATCACCGTAAATCCAGGGGCCCGTCTTTCTTCCCAGATGCACCATCATCGCCATGAGCACTGGGTTGTAGTGCGGGGTACTGCCCGGGTTGCCAATGGCGACCGGGATATCCTGCTCCGAGAGGACGAATCGACCTATATCCCGCTGGGAACCACCCATCGCCTGGAAAATCCTGGGGTCATCCCCCTAGAACTCATAGAAATTCAGATAGGTAGCTATCTCGGCGAAGACGACATCGTCCGCTTTGATGATGAGTACGGACGAGATGTGTGA
- the rfbD gene encoding dTDP-4-dehydrorhamnose reductase produces MNILITGAGGQLGQDCLKIVGDEHAVHGRTSGQLDITQADQVQREIKKLHPDVVINCAAYTAVDKCESEQEACWAVNAQGPAHLAEACVAAGTRLIHISTDYVFSGNKLVPEPYTEQDPVEPLSAYGRSKLAGEQAIAQRMDDFLILRTSWLYGMGGNNFLKTMLRLAMADSERTIRVVDDQYGSLTWTMTLARQIKHLLSSELKGIAHATAEGSSTWYAGAKYFLESMGVNFALEPCTTAEYPTPARRPVNSILENNFLKTKQSNLMLDWHQDIDAFVAEYRDELIAQFA; encoded by the coding sequence ATGAATATTCTTATAACAGGTGCCGGTGGTCAGCTAGGGCAGGATTGTCTCAAGATCGTGGGGGATGAACATGCGGTACATGGCCGGACTTCAGGGCAATTAGATATCACCCAAGCCGATCAGGTGCAGCGTGAGATCAAGAAACTACACCCTGATGTGGTGATCAACTGCGCAGCCTATACGGCTGTGGATAAATGTGAAAGCGAGCAGGAGGCCTGTTGGGCAGTTAATGCTCAGGGACCTGCCCATCTTGCCGAGGCCTGTGTCGCTGCAGGAACACGGCTTATCCATATTTCAACGGATTATGTTTTTTCCGGCAATAAACTGGTGCCAGAGCCCTATACGGAACAGGACCCGGTCGAGCCTTTGTCTGCCTACGGAAGGAGTAAACTGGCAGGAGAACAGGCTATCGCGCAAAGAATGGATGATTTTTTGATTCTCCGTACTTCCTGGCTGTACGGCATGGGAGGGAATAATTTTCTCAAGACTATGTTGCGCCTGGCAATGGCGGATTCGGAACGAACCATTAGGGTGGTGGATGATCAGTACGGTTCGTTGACTTGGACCATGACCTTAGCTCGTCAGATAAAACACCTCCTTTCCTCCGAACTCAAGGGGATAGCCCATGCGACTGCGGAAGGATCCAGCACTTGGTATGCAGGAGCAAAATATTTCCTTGAGTCTATGGGCGTTAATTTTGCTTTGGAGCCCTGTACCACTGCTGAATATCCTACCCCTGCCCGTCGCCCGGTCAATTCCATCCTGGAAAATAATTTTCTGAAAACAAAGCAGAGTAATCTGATGCTGGACTGGCATCAGGACATTGATGCCTTTGTTGCGGAGTATCGAGATGAATTGATTGCCCAGTTCGCCTAA
- a CDS encoding phosphomannomutase, producing MSEPLKCFTAYDVRGRVPEELNKEIAARIGLAFCRQIDAKKIVVGHDIRLSSPEINDSLCQVLTRAGCNVIDIGLCCTEEIYFSVFQGEKEGVDGGIMVTASHNPSDYNGMKFVCRGARPMSSDSGLLEVAKNAASEEWYNNILPQQPNHIGRHIKMPNKYQYISRLLSSIDKESLRPLKIVVNAGNGCAGPVIDLLEQHLPFTFIKLNTTPDGTFPKGVPNPLLPENREETAQAVREHGADFAVAWDGDADRCFLFDETGRFIEGYYIVGLLAAATLKLHSGATILHDPRLIWNTQEIVENAGGKAVMTKTGHAFIKEAMRKEQAVYGGEMSAHHYFQEFGYCDSGMLPWLLVAQLISQQETNLSAMVDARMQAYPVSGEINSTVADPDATLQQVEEQYSDGEKDYTDGLSVAYPQFRFNLRKSNTEPVLRLNVETRADEKLLQEKTEKLLALIRG from the coding sequence ATGTCGGAACCGCTCAAATGTTTTACTGCCTATGATGTCCGGGGCCGCGTGCCCGAAGAGCTGAACAAAGAGATTGCTGCTCGTATTGGCTTGGCCTTCTGCCGACAGATTGATGCCAAAAAAATCGTGGTAGGACATGATATTCGTCTTTCCAGCCCTGAAATTAACGACAGCCTTTGCCAGGTTTTGACCAGAGCAGGCTGTAACGTGATAGATATTGGCCTCTGCTGCACAGAAGAAATATACTTTTCTGTTTTCCAGGGAGAAAAAGAAGGAGTAGACGGAGGCATTATGGTCACAGCCAGCCATAATCCCTCTGACTATAATGGGATGAAATTCGTTTGCCGGGGTGCGCGCCCCATGTCTTCGGACTCTGGCCTGCTTGAGGTCGCGAAAAACGCAGCCTCAGAAGAATGGTATAACAATATCTTGCCTCAACAACCCAATCATATCGGGCGACATATCAAAATGCCCAATAAGTATCAATACATTTCCCGCTTGCTCTCCTCCATAGACAAGGAGAGTTTGCGCCCTTTAAAAATCGTTGTCAATGCGGGCAATGGCTGCGCCGGGCCGGTGATTGATCTGCTGGAACAGCATCTCCCCTTCACCTTTATTAAACTCAATACTACGCCGGATGGAACCTTTCCCAAAGGCGTACCCAATCCTCTGCTCCCGGAAAACCGAGAAGAGACAGCCCAGGCTGTGCGCGAGCATGGAGCTGATTTTGCTGTGGCCTGGGATGGCGATGCGGATCGTTGTTTTCTCTTTGATGAGACCGGTCGTTTTATAGAGGGATATTATATCGTGGGTCTTTTGGCTGCTGCCACCCTCAAGCTTCATTCAGGGGCAACCATCCTTCATGACCCCCGACTCATCTGGAACACCCAGGAAATCGTTGAGAACGCTGGTGGCAAAGCGGTCATGACGAAGACCGGTCATGCCTTTATCAAAGAGGCCATGCGCAAAGAGCAAGCCGTCTACGGGGGAGAGATGTCAGCCCACCATTATTTCCAGGAATTCGGTTATTGCGATTCCGGCATGCTCCCCTGGTTATTGGTTGCCCAGTTGATCAGCCAGCAGGAGACAAATTTATCTGCAATGGTTGATGCACGGATGCAGGCCTACCCGGTGAGTGGAGAGATTAACTCCACAGTTGCAGACCCGGATGCCACTCTCCAGCAGGTGGAGGAGCAATACAGTGATGGCGAGAAGGATTACACTGACGGACTCTCTGTTGCCTATCCGCAATTTCGTTTTAACCTCCGCAAATCCAACACCGAGCCGGTTCTACGCCTGAACGTGGAAACCCGTGCCGATGAAAAACTCTTGCAGGAGAAAACAGAGAAGCTCCTGGCCCTGATCAGGGGATAA